In Lactococcus garvieae subsp. garvieae, the following proteins share a genomic window:
- a CDS encoding L-lactate dehydrogenase: MTKQHKKVILVGDGAVGSSYAFSLVNQGIAQELGIVDIFKEKTQGDAEDLSHALAFTSPKKIYSADYSDAHDADLVVLTSGAPQKPGETRLDLVEKNLRITKQVVTEIVASGFDGIFLVAANPVDILTYATWKFSGFPKERVIGSGTSLDSARFRQALAEKLDIDARSVHAYIMGEHGDSEFAVWSHANVAGVNLEEFLKDTQGVKEEELVELFESVRDAAYSIIEKKGATFYGIAVALARITKAILDNENAVLPLSTFQEGQYEGVEGLYIGQPAIVGDKGIVRPVNIPLNDAELQKMQASAKQLKTILDEAFSKEEFASASKN, translated from the coding sequence ATGACTAAACAACATAAAAAAGTTATCCTCGTTGGTGATGGTGCCGTAGGTTCAAGCTATGCTTTCTCACTTGTAAACCAAGGAATCGCCCAAGAATTGGGTATCGTAGATATTTTCAAAGAAAAAACACAAGGTGATGCAGAAGACCTTTCACACGCTCTTGCGTTCACATCTCCTAAGAAAATCTATTCAGCAGATTACTCCGATGCTCATGATGCTGATTTGGTTGTCTTGACTTCAGGTGCACCACAAAAACCAGGTGAAACGCGTTTGGATCTTGTTGAGAAAAACTTGCGTATCACTAAACAAGTTGTTACTGAAATTGTAGCATCTGGTTTCGATGGTATCTTCCTTGTTGCCGCTAACCCTGTTGATATTTTGACATATGCAACTTGGAAATTCTCTGGTTTCCCTAAAGAACGTGTTATCGGTTCTGGTACTTCACTTGACTCAGCACGTTTCCGTCAAGCATTGGCTGAAAAACTTGATATTGATGCACGTTCAGTTCACGCTTATATCATGGGTGAACACGGTGACTCTGAGTTTGCTGTATGGTCACACGCTAACGTTGCGGGTGTTAACCTTGAAGAATTCCTCAAAGATACTCAAGGCGTTAAAGAAGAAGAATTGGTTGAACTTTTCGAATCAGTTCGTGACGCTGCTTACTCTATCATCGAGAAAAAAGGTGCGACATTCTATGGTATCGCTGTAGCTCTTGCACGTATCACAAAAGCTATCCTTGACAACGAAAATGCTGTATTGCCACTTTCAACTTTCCAAGAAGGTCAATACGAAGGCGTTGAAGGACTTTACATTGGTCAACCAGCTATCGTTGGTGATAAAGGTATCGTTCGTCCAGTCAACATTCCATTGAACGACGCTGAATTGCAAAAAATGCAAGCTTCAGCTAAACAACTTAAAACTATTCTTGATGAAGCGTTCTCAAAAGAAGAGTTTGCTTCAGCATCTAAAAACTAA
- a CDS encoding Rgg/GadR/MutR family transcriptional regulator — translation MAKKVHYGKVFQTIRKRRKLSLKDFEHIVPPRSLSRYERGETVFPIAKLEALLESIDLNIIDFYHVAHQEKIYARYGKIFSKIRKQNGFSRESFIHLSISEAQLKLFESGIIMFEFDKLYAMLMEMDTSLEDYCSLLDKGSESPIESLLKQIDIAYYSADTTKLNSLYEALNECSEYFFLALCLKGMLEKVSEQERLEIKKYFITREYWTNQELFVFQYGAKFLSADHLKLVCERVLSSKTIFKEKNTSQRRLVLAGLEITLLKLSENNLIEAAYFLEFAREFVQETDELAKIACLFVECLFKYKQTGKAQYKITMESICKASYMYDGLMTNWYQKNYESYVK, via the coding sequence ATGGCTAAAAAAGTGCACTATGGCAAAGTATTTCAAACGATAAGGAAGAGGAGAAAGCTGTCGCTAAAGGATTTCGAGCATATCGTTCCGCCTAGGAGTCTCTCCCGTTACGAGCGAGGGGAGACTGTTTTCCCTATCGCTAAACTAGAGGCTTTATTGGAAAGTATAGACTTGAATATTATTGATTTTTATCATGTGGCACATCAAGAAAAAATATATGCTAGATATGGAAAAATATTTTCCAAAATAAGAAAACAAAACGGTTTTTCCCGAGAATCCTTTATACATCTTTCCATTTCTGAGGCACAACTGAAACTTTTTGAGTCAGGGATAATTATGTTTGAGTTTGATAAACTATATGCGATGCTTATGGAGATGGATACAAGTCTGGAAGATTATTGTTCTCTCCTTGACAAAGGAAGTGAAAGTCCTATAGAATCTTTGCTGAAGCAGATAGATATTGCTTATTACAGTGCCGATACTACGAAGCTGAACAGTTTATATGAGGCGCTTAATGAGTGTAGTGAGTATTTTTTCCTCGCCCTTTGCCTCAAAGGAATGTTGGAGAAAGTTTCTGAACAAGAGAGACTAGAAATAAAAAAGTATTTTATTACAAGAGAATATTGGACCAATCAAGAGCTCTTTGTTTTTCAATACGGTGCTAAGTTTTTAAGCGCAGACCATTTGAAGTTGGTCTGCGAAAGAGTGCTGTCTTCTAAAACAATTTTTAAGGAAAAAAACACCAGCCAAAGGCGTTTAGTTTTGGCTGGTCTTGAAATAACGCTCTTAAAGCTAAGTGAAAATAATCTTATTGAAGCAGCATATTTCTTGGAATTTGCGAGAGAATTTGTCCAAGAAACAGATGAACTTGCAAAAATTGCTTGCCTCTTTGTGGAGTGTTTATTTAAGTACAAACAAACCGGAAAAGCCCAGTATAAAATAACCATGGAGTCTATTTGTAAAGCCTCTTATATGTATGATGGACTGATGACAAACTGGTATCAGAAAAATTATGAAAGCTATGTAAAGTAG
- a CDS encoding ABC transporter permease, translated as MNIVDTLQIIVANMLIYSTPLIFTSIGGVFSERGGIVNVGLEGIMTMGAFSSVVFNLTFTETFGGMTPWLSILFGAFIGGVFSLIHAVATINFRADHIVSGTVLNLMAPALGVFLIQTFYNAGQVNITNQIGYWNFPVLSKIPVIGKIFFSQTSLPGFLAILVAFLSWYLLFKTKFGLRLRSVGENPQAADTLGINVYLMRYAGVIISGILGGIGGAIYAQSISGNFSVATIAGQGFISLAAMIFGKWNPVGAMLASLLFGLSTSLAVVGGQIPVIKEIPSAFLQMAPYVVTIIVLAAFLGKAVAPKADGVNYIKTK; from the coding sequence ATGAATATTGTAGATACATTGCAAATTATTGTTGCAAATATGCTTATTTACTCAACGCCTTTAATTTTTACAAGTATCGGTGGAGTATTCTCTGAACGTGGTGGTATCGTCAACGTTGGTTTAGAAGGTATTATGACAATGGGAGCTTTCAGTTCTGTCGTCTTTAATCTTACTTTCACAGAAACATTTGGTGGGATGACACCTTGGCTCTCTATCCTCTTTGGTGCATTTATCGGTGGGGTCTTCTCTCTGATTCATGCAGTAGCAACCATTAACTTCCGCGCCGATCATATCGTCTCAGGTACGGTTCTTAACTTAATGGCTCCTGCGCTTGGCGTATTCTTAATTCAAACGTTTTATAATGCTGGGCAAGTAAACATCACTAACCAGATTGGTTACTGGAATTTCCCTGTCCTCTCAAAAATTCCTGTGATTGGGAAAATTTTCTTCTCACAAACTTCACTCCCAGGTTTCCTCGCAATTCTCGTTGCCTTCCTCTCTTGGTATCTTCTCTTTAAAACAAAATTCGGACTTCGTCTCCGCTCTGTAGGTGAAAACCCTCAGGCAGCAGATACTCTCGGTATCAATGTTTACCTTATGCGTTATGCTGGGGTTATCATCTCCGGTATCCTCGGTGGTATTGGTGGTGCAATTTATGCCCAATCTATCTCAGGTAACTTCTCTGTGGCTACAATCGCAGGACAAGGTTTCATCTCATTGGCTGCTATGATCTTCGGTAAATGGAATCCCGTTGGAGCGATGCTTGCTTCCCTCCTCTTTGGACTTTCTACCTCACTCGCTGTTGTAGGTGGACAAATTCCTGTTATTAAAGAAATTCCTTCTGCTTTCCTCCAAATGGCACCATACGTCGTAACAATCATCGTACTTGCGGCCTTTCTTGGAAAAGCTGTGGCACCAAAAGCCGACGGTGTTAACTATATTAAAACGAAATAA
- a CDS encoding ABC transporter permease, whose product MNSKTKKILVPVIAVLSGFLIGAIIMLIFGFNPIYGYEDLIIGAFGTPRAIGETLQTMGPLILCALGFSVGMKAGLFNIGMSGQALAGWIMSMWFALSFPDIPKPIMIPLVIIIGMLFGALMGAIPGILRAFLGTSEVITTIMLNYVILFMSTFLIHDVFSSKIMMPNSTDQTKLISANASFRTGWLSDLTNNSTLNIGLFIALIVLVIMAIVLSKTTLGFEIKSVGLNPEASEYAGISAKRTIIMSMLVAGALSGLGGVVYGFGYMQNFVTQSATLDIGFNGMAVALLGETNPVGILFAAFLFSMLQTGSGNMSNIDNIPPQIVQIVTATIIFFIAVKYIIEKVLPNIKKKGEKA is encoded by the coding sequence ATGAACAGCAAAACTAAAAAAATCCTTGTGCCTGTTATTGCCGTACTTTCTGGTTTCTTAATTGGTGCAATCATCATGCTCATCTTCGGCTTTAATCCAATATATGGTTACGAAGATTTAATTATCGGTGCCTTTGGTACACCACGTGCTATTGGTGAAACACTTCAAACAATGGGGCCTTTGATTCTTTGTGCTCTCGGTTTCTCTGTTGGTATGAAGGCCGGTCTCTTTAATATCGGTATGTCAGGTCAGGCTCTTGCAGGTTGGATTATGTCTATGTGGTTTGCCCTCAGTTTCCCTGACATCCCTAAACCGATTATGATTCCCTTGGTAATTATTATCGGTATGCTCTTTGGAGCTCTCATGGGTGCAATTCCTGGTATCTTACGTGCTTTCTTAGGTACTTCGGAAGTTATCACTACAATCATGCTTAACTATGTCATCCTCTTTATGTCAACCTTCTTGATTCATGATGTCTTTAGTTCAAAAATCATGATGCCAAACTCAACGGACCAAACAAAATTGATAAGCGCAAATGCTTCCTTCCGTACAGGCTGGTTGTCAGATTTGACAAATAATTCAACCTTGAATATTGGACTTTTTATTGCTTTAATCGTGCTTGTCATTATGGCGATTGTTCTTTCGAAGACTACACTTGGTTTTGAAATCAAGTCTGTCGGTTTAAATCCAGAAGCTTCGGAGTATGCAGGGATTTCAGCCAAACGGACCATCATTATGTCAATGTTAGTTGCCGGAGCTCTCTCTGGACTGGGTGGTGTAGTGTACGGTTTTGGTTACATGCAAAACTTCGTCACACAATCGGCAACACTAGATATTGGTTTCAACGGTATGGCTGTTGCCCTCTTGGGTGAAACAAATCCTGTTGGTATTCTGTTTGCTGCCTTCTTGTTCTCAATGCTTCAAACGGGTTCAGGTAATATGAGTAATATCGATAATATCCCGCCGCAAATTGTACAGATTGTCACAGCTACAATCATCTTCTTTATTGCCGTGAAATATATTATCGAAAAAGTTCTCCCAAATATTAAGAAGAAAGGAGAAAAAGCATAA
- a CDS encoding ABC transporter ATP-binding protein: protein MANENVIQMINVTKKFGDFVANDKINLELKKGEIHALLGENGAGKSTLMNMLSGLLEPTEGEIHVNGKLEQIDSPTKASQLGIGMVHQHFMLIDAFTVTENIMLGSEVTKGLSLDLKTARNKIVELSKRYGLSVEPDALVRDISVGQQQRVEILKTLYRGADILIFDEPTAVLTPSEITELMEIMRNLVKEGKSIILITHKLDEIRAVADRITVIRRGVSIETVELGDKSNKELAEMMVGRSVSFKTEKEAAQPQDVVLCIDNISVKEKRGSFAVKGLSLDVRAGEIVGLAGIDGNGQTELIKAITGLMKIDSGSVKLKGKDITTHKPRKIIEDSVGHVPEDRHRDGAVLEMTVAENIALQTYYKAPLSKYGFLDYNKINAKARELMEEFDVRGASEQIPFKSLSGGNQQKAVIAREVDRNPDLLIVAQPTRGLDVGAIEYIHKRLIQARDEGKAVLVVSFELDEILNVSDRIAVIHDGQIQGIVSPETTSKQELGILMVGGNINEQQN from the coding sequence ATGGCCAACGAAAATGTTATCCAAATGATCAACGTTACCAAAAAGTTTGGTGACTTTGTCGCAAACGACAAGATCAACTTGGAGCTGAAAAAAGGTGAAATTCACGCCTTGCTCGGTGAAAATGGTGCCGGTAAATCAACTCTGATGAACATGCTCTCTGGTCTTCTGGAACCAACAGAAGGTGAGATTCATGTTAACGGCAAACTCGAGCAAATAGACTCTCCAACAAAAGCTTCTCAGCTTGGTATCGGTATGGTTCACCAGCATTTCATGCTGATTGATGCCTTTACTGTTACTGAAAATATCATGCTCGGAAGTGAAGTGACGAAAGGCTTAAGCCTTGACCTTAAAACAGCTCGAAATAAAATCGTGGAATTGTCAAAACGTTATGGACTTTCTGTCGAACCCGATGCACTTGTTCGCGATATCTCTGTTGGACAGCAGCAACGTGTCGAGATTTTAAAGACACTTTATCGTGGAGCAGATATCTTAATTTTTGATGAACCTACAGCTGTGCTGACTCCCTCTGAAATCACTGAGCTCATGGAAATCATGCGCAACTTGGTTAAAGAAGGCAAGTCCATTATTCTTATTACCCACAAGCTCGATGAAATTCGTGCGGTAGCCGATCGTATTACTGTTATTCGCCGAGGTGTTTCTATTGAAACGGTCGAACTGGGAGATAAGTCCAATAAAGAACTGGCTGAAATGATGGTGGGGCGTTCCGTATCCTTCAAAACGGAAAAAGAAGCTGCTCAACCACAGGACGTTGTGCTCTGTATTGATAATATTTCGGTTAAAGAAAAACGTGGTTCCTTCGCTGTAAAAGGTCTCTCTTTAGATGTGCGTGCTGGTGAGATTGTCGGTCTTGCTGGTATTGATGGCAATGGTCAAACAGAATTGATTAAGGCGATCACTGGTTTGATGAAAATCGATTCTGGTTCTGTTAAACTCAAAGGTAAAGACATCACCACTCACAAGCCTCGTAAGATTATCGAAGACTCTGTGGGGCACGTTCCAGAGGACCGTCACCGTGACGGTGCCGTACTCGAAATGACTGTTGCTGAAAATATTGCGCTTCAAACTTACTATAAGGCGCCACTAAGTAAGTACGGTTTCTTGGACTACAATAAAATCAATGCTAAAGCTCGCGAACTCATGGAAGAATTTGATGTCCGCGGTGCCAGTGAACAAATTCCTTTCAAATCCCTTTCAGGTGGGAACCAACAAAAAGCGGTTATTGCGCGTGAAGTCGATCGTAATCCTGACTTGCTCATTGTTGCTCAACCCACACGTGGGCTTGATGTCGGTGCGATTGAATATATCCACAAACGCTTGATTCAAGCACGTGATGAAGGAAAAGCTGTGCTCGTTGTATCTTTTGAATTAGATGAAATTCTGAATGTTTCGGACCGTATTGCTGTTATTCACGATGGACAAATTCAAGGAATTGTCAGTCCTGAAACGACAAGCAAACAAGAACTCGGAATTCTCATGGTCGGAGGTAATATCAATGAACAGCAAAACTAA
- a CDS encoding Rqc2 family fibronectin-binding protein: MAFDGIFLHHMTAEISEILKGGRIQKINQPFEQELLLTVRSGRTSHKLLLSAHPTFGRIQITKTDFQNPQNPNNFVMILRKYLSGAFIEDIEQVGNDRQLIFHISTKDEIGDAMKIALVAEIMGKHSNIILMDKSSNKIIETIKHVGFSQNQYRTLLPGSTYIAPPASDKVDPFTASDEKIFEALQTQTLQSTFQGIGRDSLQALENLTLPEFKERLHHVLPSIYPNDKFSAIQLAEDYQEFPSLSEMLDVYYADKAERDRVKQVASEVIKKVQNELKKNRDKLKKQEAELRATENAEIFRQKGELLTTFLHQVPNDKPEVTLDNYYTNEPITISLNLALSPSQNAQRYFHRYQKLKQAVKFLGDQIANTKQTISYLESVEANLTHADVVEIADIREELIQTGFVKAKYRNNKKQKMLPPEKYQAEDGTIILVGKNNLQNEQVSFKLSRKGDLWFHVKDIPGSHVLITGNANPSDETITFAGELAAYFSKARYSNLVQVDMIDVKKLHKPTGTPPGFVTYTGQKTIRVTPDESVIKNARIK, translated from the coding sequence ATGGCTTTCGACGGTATTTTTTTACATCATATGACAGCTGAAATTTCTGAAATCCTTAAAGGAGGACGCATTCAAAAAATTAATCAACCTTTTGAACAAGAGCTTCTTTTAACGGTTCGTTCAGGAAGAACATCACATAAATTATTATTATCTGCGCATCCAACTTTCGGCAGAATCCAAATCACTAAGACAGACTTCCAAAATCCTCAAAATCCCAATAATTTTGTCATGATTTTACGCAAGTACCTGTCGGGCGCTTTTATTGAAGATATTGAGCAAGTAGGCAATGACCGCCAGTTGATTTTCCATATCTCAACCAAAGATGAAATTGGTGATGCCATGAAGATTGCACTGGTTGCCGAAATCATGGGGAAACACAGTAATATTATCCTCATGGATAAAAGCAGCAATAAAATCATCGAAACCATTAAACATGTCGGTTTTTCGCAAAATCAATACCGTACTCTTCTTCCGGGATCGACTTATATCGCCCCGCCAGCAAGCGATAAGGTTGATCCTTTTACTGCTTCTGACGAAAAGATTTTTGAGGCACTACAGACACAGACCTTGCAGTCCACCTTTCAAGGTATCGGACGGGATAGTCTCCAAGCTTTAGAGAACTTGACACTTCCAGAATTCAAGGAAAGACTGCATCACGTTCTCCCTTCTATCTATCCCAATGACAAATTTTCTGCCATTCAACTCGCTGAAGACTATCAAGAATTTCCTAGCTTATCTGAAATGCTCGATGTTTATTATGCAGACAAAGCTGAGCGGGATCGTGTCAAACAGGTTGCCAGCGAAGTGATCAAAAAAGTTCAAAATGAACTGAAGAAAAATCGCGATAAGCTTAAAAAACAGGAAGCGGAGTTACGTGCTACAGAGAATGCGGAAATCTTCCGCCAAAAAGGAGAGTTGCTTACAACCTTCCTTCATCAAGTTCCAAACGATAAGCCTGAAGTGACTTTAGATAATTATTATACCAATGAGCCAATCACGATTAGCTTAAATCTTGCACTCAGTCCTTCACAAAATGCCCAACGCTACTTCCATCGTTACCAAAAATTAAAACAGGCTGTGAAGTTCCTTGGCGATCAAATCGCCAACACTAAACAGACGATTTCTTACTTGGAATCTGTTGAAGCCAACCTTACACACGCCGACGTCGTTGAAATTGCTGACATCCGTGAAGAACTCATCCAAACAGGATTTGTTAAAGCCAAATATCGTAACAATAAAAAGCAAAAAATGCTACCGCCAGAAAAGTATCAAGCTGAAGATGGAACCATTATCCTTGTCGGTAAAAATAACCTTCAAAATGAGCAAGTCAGCTTTAAACTCAGTCGTAAAGGTGATCTCTGGTTCCATGTGAAGGACATTCCTGGTTCACACGTCCTCATTACTGGCAATGCAAATCCGTCAGATGAAACGATTACTTTTGCCGGTGAACTTGCTGCTTATTTTTCAAAAGCCCGTTATTCTAACTTGGTGCAAGTGGATATGATTGATGTGAAGAAACTTCATAAACCAACAGGAACGCCGCCTGGTTTTGTGACTTATACAGGTCAAAAAACCATTCGTGTTACACCTGATGAGTCCGTCATCAAAAATGCAAGAATAAAATAA
- the queG gene encoding tRNA epoxyqueuosine(34) reductase QueG, with protein MKSLKEEIQKLAADLNIQKIGFTKADDFEYLRASLIEQKEAGHTSGFEHKNLDERLQPKLSLEDAKTIISIGIAYPNKAEEKPEKTEYRRGSFSRGSWGEDYHHVLRRKLKELAEGIEKIAGDFNYTAMVDTGTLVDVAVAARAGLGFVGKNGLLVSKEYGSWMFLGELVTNLDIEEDQPVDYGCGSCTRCVDFCPTKALLGDGRLNAQRCLSYQTQTRGAMPEEYREKIKTVIYGCDICQVVCPYNKGINSHFHPEMEPDPDLTNPELLPLLDLSNKEFANKFGNMAGSWRGKNPIQRNAVYALGNANDRSVLPKLHDIAENDVRDYMVDAAEWAIEKLENKHRMRPRKR; from the coding sequence ATGAAAAGTTTAAAAGAAGAGATACAAAAGCTTGCGGCAGACCTCAATATTCAAAAAATTGGATTTACAAAAGCGGATGATTTTGAATACCTTCGTGCCTCTTTGATTGAACAGAAAGAAGCAGGGCATACCTCTGGCTTTGAGCATAAAAATCTTGATGAGCGTTTACAACCAAAGTTGTCTCTTGAAGATGCAAAAACAATCATATCCATTGGTATAGCCTATCCTAACAAGGCAGAAGAAAAGCCCGAAAAAACAGAATATCGTCGAGGTTCCTTCTCCCGAGGAAGTTGGGGTGAAGATTATCATCATGTGCTTCGGCGAAAGTTAAAAGAACTTGCGGAAGGCATAGAAAAAATAGCGGGTGATTTTAACTACACAGCGATGGTGGATACAGGAACCCTTGTGGATGTCGCTGTTGCTGCGCGTGCAGGTTTGGGCTTTGTGGGGAAAAATGGTTTACTCGTCAGTAAAGAATATGGTTCTTGGATGTTTTTGGGCGAACTGGTGACCAATTTAGATATTGAGGAAGATCAGCCTGTCGATTATGGTTGTGGTTCTTGTACCCGCTGTGTTGATTTTTGTCCGACGAAGGCTCTTTTAGGGGATGGGCGTTTAAATGCACAGCGTTGCTTATCTTATCAAACGCAAACACGAGGGGCAATGCCAGAAGAATACCGTGAAAAAATTAAAACGGTCATTTATGGTTGTGATATTTGCCAAGTGGTTTGTCCCTATAATAAAGGAATAAACAGTCATTTTCACCCTGAAATGGAACCAGATCCAGATTTAACAAATCCAGAGTTGCTCCCACTTTTGGATTTATCCAATAAAGAGTTTGCGAATAAATTTGGCAATATGGCAGGAAGTTGGCGAGGGAAGAATCCCATCCAGCGGAATGCTGTCTATGCCTTGGGCAATGCAAATGATCGCTCCGTTTTACCTAAGTTACACGACATCGCTGAAAATGATGTCAGGGATTACATGGTGGATGCTGCCGAGTGGGCGATTGAAAAACTGGAAAACAAGCATCGTATGAGACCACGAAAAAGATAG
- the prfB gene encoding peptide chain release factor 2, whose translation MELSEIRNKLEAYGQKVEDFRGSLDLDRLEEEIALLDNDMAEPDFWNDNEAAQKVIDESNALKAKYENFMSIATLHEDSEVMLEMLQEEDDEDMQVELEENVEKLGKKIETYELEIMLNQPYDHMNAILEIHPGSGGTESQDWGSMLMRMYERWGAAHGFKVEVLDYQDGDVAGLKSATLKFEGRNAYGFLRGEKGVHRLVRISPFDSQNRRHTSFTSVDVMPELDDTVEVDVRDADIKMDTFRSGGAGGQNVNKVSTGVRLTHVPTGIVVASTMDRTQYGNRDKAMAMLKSKLYQLEMDKKQAEVDELRGDQSDISWGSQIRSYVFMPYQLVKDTRTEYETGQIDKVMDGDLDGFIHAYLRWKM comes from the coding sequence ATGGAACTATCTGAAATTAGAAACAAACTAGAGGCATATGGTCAGAAAGTCGAAGATTTTCGTGGCTCACTTGACTTAGATCGCCTGGAAGAAGAAATCGCTTTGCTTGATAATGACATGGCTGAGCCTGATTTTTGGAATGACAATGAAGCTGCGCAAAAAGTTATTGACGAATCAAACGCGCTGAAGGCAAAGTATGAAAACTTCATGTCAATAGCAACACTTCATGAGGACAGTGAAGTAATGTTGGAAATGCTTCAGGAAGAAGACGATGAAGATATGCAAGTCGAGCTTGAAGAAAATGTCGAGAAGTTGGGTAAAAAGATTGAAACTTACGAGTTAGAAATCATGCTCAATCAACCTTATGACCACATGAATGCAATCTTGGAGATTCACCCCGGATCAGGGGGGACAGAGTCACAAGATTGGGGCAGCATGCTCATGCGCATGTATGAGCGCTGGGGCGCTGCACATGGCTTCAAGGTGGAAGTTTTGGATTATCAAGATGGAGATGTTGCAGGTCTAAAATCAGCCACATTAAAATTTGAGGGGCGCAATGCCTATGGCTTTTTACGAGGAGAAAAAGGGGTACATCGCTTGGTCCGTATCTCGCCTTTTGACTCACAAAATCGTCGCCATACTTCATTTACTTCAGTAGATGTCATGCCCGAACTTGATGATACAGTGGAAGTCGATGTTCGCGATGCAGATATTAAAATGGACACTTTCCGCTCAGGTGGTGCAGGTGGACAAAACGTCAATAAAGTCTCAACGGGTGTACGTTTGACACACGTTCCTACAGGGATTGTGGTTGCTTCTACAATGGACCGTACGCAATATGGTAACCGAGACAAAGCGATGGCCATGCTGAAATCAAAACTTTATCAATTAGAGATGGATAAAAAACAAGCCGAAGTCGATGAACTTCGTGGTGATCAGTCAGACATCTCTTGGGGAAGCCAAATTCGCTCTTATGTCTTTATGCCTTACCAACTGGTCAAGGATACAAGAACAGAGTATGAGACAGGACAAATCGATAAAGTAATGGATGGCGATCTTGATGGCTTTATCCACGCTTACCTACGTTGGAAAATGTAA
- the ftsE gene encoding cell division ATP-binding protein FtsE: MSIIKLNNVSKKYSNGTTALRNISLDIEAGEFVYIVGPSGAGKSTFIKLLYHELKIDKGTGVVAKFDLMKLKRREVPLLRRSVGVVFQDYKLLPKKTVYENIAYAMEVVGKRPREIKKRVNEVLDLVGLKHKLRSFPDELSGGEQQRVAIARSIANAPKLLIADEPTGNLDPENSWEIMNLLEKINLQGTTVLMATHNSQIVNTLRHRVVAIENGRIVRDQAEGDYGYDD, from the coding sequence ATGAGTATTATTAAATTAAATAATGTATCAAAAAAATACTCTAACGGAACAACAGCCTTACGTAACATCTCTCTTGACATCGAAGCAGGAGAATTTGTTTATATTGTTGGACCGTCTGGAGCTGGTAAGTCGACCTTTATTAAGTTGCTCTACCATGAACTAAAAATTGACAAAGGGACAGGTGTCGTTGCAAAATTTGACTTGATGAAACTTAAACGCCGTGAAGTTCCCTTACTGCGTCGTTCTGTAGGAGTTGTCTTCCAAGACTACAAACTCTTGCCGAAGAAGACTGTATATGAGAACATCGCTTATGCGATGGAAGTTGTCGGAAAACGTCCACGTGAAATCAAAAAACGTGTGAATGAAGTTTTGGATCTCGTAGGTCTAAAACATAAATTACGTTCTTTCCCTGATGAACTTTCAGGGGGGGAACAACAGCGTGTAGCTATTGCACGTTCAATCGCTAATGCGCCTAAACTCTTGATTGCTGACGAACCTACAGGAAATTTGGACCCAGAAAATTCATGGGAAATTATGAATTTGCTCGAAAAAATTAACTTGCAAGGAACGACTGTTCTCATGGCAACCCACAACAGCCAAATCGTAAACACATTACGTCACCGCGTTGTAGCTATTGAAAACGGACGTATCGTTCGAGACCAAGCGGAAGGAGATTACGGTTACGATGATTAG